The genomic window AGACGGCACAACACCCAAAGTTATCGCAAATTCAGCTCTGTATGAAAGGAAGCAGGTAGAGGATGGCATAGTATTGGTTTCCCTTTTGATGCGTGCGTTTGAAATCGAACCGACCAAGCTGGTAATGCCTTTCGCAGATATTGACAAGGCGAATATGCCGTACTTCCAGTTTAACGCTTTGGATGTCAAACAAGAAAAAGAAGCCGTATCTATTCCTAAGGCTTCTTCTAGTCAGGACGGTTTGATGAGTAAGGAAGATAAAGCCAAATTGGATGGGGTTGCAGCACAAGCTAACAAGTATACTTTAACAGCAGCTACGCCTTCTGCTCTTGGAGGTGTAAAGCAGGCAGCCAAAGTGAATGATGCATCTGGTACGGTGTCGGTAGAAAACTTTAACGGATTATTGACAGCGTTGAAAAACGCAGGTATAATGGCAAAATAAAGAAAGGAGGACTAATATATGATGCTAACTATTCATACATTGTTTAATGACCCGAACATTGTAAATGCAGTGATTCAGCGTGTCCTCAAGACAAGAAAGGACACAATTTATTGGCAGCAGTATTTGAGCTTCCGTAGGACTACTACTCGTGTATTTAAAGACTACATCGGTCAGGTTACTGGCGTGATGGCTGGTTCCATCAACTCCCGTTATGGCGAAAAGCCTATCCGTGAACGCAGGAATATCGGTTCCGGATATGGTGAGATTGCCTATTTGGGTGACCGCTATCAAATCTCAATCGACCGTTTGTCTGACTTGCAGGACTTGATAGATAAGTATAATGCCGCCAAACCGGAAGACCAGAAAGCAGCCATGCGTGAAATCGTGGATTTTATCTATGACGATTATCGTCAGGTACTTCTTGCAGCCCACAAGCGTATGGATATTATTGTAGGCTCTCTGTTGATGACTGGAGCAGCAAGCGTGAAGAATAAGGACAAAAACGCAGGAGGTGTTGAATTACTGAACATCGACTTACCCTTCAAGTTCATCAAACCGGGCACTGAAGATAAAGACCATTTTATCACGTACTTGCAGCAAACACTTAATGAATTGAGAGCTATCTACGGTACATTCCCGAAAATGATTATGAGCCGTGGCACATTCGTCAAGAATATTATCGGTTCAAGTGAATTTGGAGATAAGTTCAAAATGCAGCTTACAGGCAATGAAATGTATATGTCTACCGGGCTTATCACCTCGCAACTGGCTTCTACCATTTTTACAGGTATCGGACTTCCGGCTATTGAAATCAAGGAAGATTATGTGGTAGACCAAACAGGTAAGAATATCCCCATTTATGCAGATGGTCGTATTTCCCTGCTTCCGCAGGATAAAATCGGTTATATGCGCTTCCACACTCCTTATGAAGCTGTGGATGGTGTACCGGGACGTAATTACACTCAGGCAGATGGCGATATGCTGATTTCAGGTTACAAGGACGGCAATGGTCGCTATCTGGAATACACAGCCGAATGGATTCCGCAGATTGCGAACCCGAACCTGATTGTGAACTTCGATTTGAGTGAGATGAACGCATGACAGTAAACGATTATATATTACAGAAGTTTCAGACCTTCGGCGTTAACTTGTCGGAGGCTGACCTTTTCGATATATGTCTGAACGCAAAGATAAGCGGAGGGGGGGAGATGAACGAGGATTGCCAAACACGGGTGTCGGTGGCAATTGCGAAGTTCATCCCCTCTCTATTGCTTCGTGCCACTTCCATCAGCGAAAGCGGTTTTTCTATGTCTTGGGACATTCAAGGCATTAAGGATTACTATTCATTTCTGTGCAAGCGGTACGGTTTGAAAGACGAATTGAGTGATAAGCCTAAAGTGACTTTCTTATGATATTCGCCCCACACATATTGCAGGTAAAAGTTATCACCCCGATGGACAAGGATGAGTTTGGCAGACCTATTCCCGGAACAGGTGGTGAATACTGGCAGGAGGTATGCAAGTGCCGTTGTGATGATAACACTACCAAAGAGTTTTCATCTGATAACGGCTCTGTGTATCGTCCGAATTATCATGTAGTATGTGAGAAAAGAATTACTGTCAAGGCTGGTGATGAAGTACGTTGCATGGATGGTGATGGCGTAAGAGGTCAAGGCGAAGTCTATACGGTAAAGAGTACAAACTACTTTAACTACTCGGAATTATGGATGTAGATTTCGATTTCTCAGATGTCGACTCCTTTTTCGATGAAGGAGAATGGGAGGTCGAAAAGAAGATGATTGATGTAGGCGATGAAGCCGTGAAGTACGCAGAGGAACATGGGGATTATCAAGACCATACACTCACTTTGAGAACGTCCAATGATTACGATGTCGATAAAGACGGTTTGACATTGAAAAACGAAGCGGAATACGCATCATTCGTAGAATCTAAAGGGTATGATGTTTTAAGTGGTGCCGCTCTTCATGCGGAGAAACGATTAAAAGAAGAATTTGAAAAATGAAAAGAATATTCAAGTATGAATTGATTGTTGCAGACCATTCAAAACTATGTCTGCCTATCGGGTCGAGGATATTGTCTGTTCAAGTACAACGAGGTACTGTTTGCTTGTGGGCTATTGTAGATGAATATCAGAAAGAATTGTGCTTTGTGGATATTTATATGTACGGAACGGGGCAACACGTATCAGATGCAGATTTGGCTGGAAAAAGATTTGCCGGAACGGTTCAACTTGGAGATTTGGTTTGTCACGTATTTCTCGAATATGACGAAAACGTCCAATATTTGATAGTATGATAGTAACTACCGACATAGGAAACATTCTCTATCGGGACTGCAAGGCTTTCGGAATAGATATAGTGCCTGATGGTGAAACGCTGACGGGTGAATTGAAGTCCGAAAGGATTGTCATCCACACGAAGAAACAACAGCCGGGAAAGTATTGGAAGAAATCTTTCGCAGAAGTGAATTTTTGTGTGCCCGATTTGAGCAAGAATGAAGCCAACTCTATCCGACTGAATGAGCTTGAAAGACAAGCTATGAAGATATTAAGGAGTATAGGTTCCTATAATGGTTCTTTTTATCGCTATTCTATCTATAATATAGGAACGGAAGCGGACACTGCTTTAAAGTGTCATTATGTGAATGTTAGTGTTTTGTTTGAAGTTTTAAATGTAAAATAGTTATGGCAGAGAATAAAAAAATTGTGGTGGTAAACCTTCAGAAGCTGGAGGTTGCGCCGATCGGGGCTGGTGGTGCCGAAGGTTCTGTTTTTGAAGAAGTCCCGGTAGTTCATGAGGACACCTTCACTTATGAGGATGAAGATCCGGAGGTTAAGGATTACAAAGATGTAGCTGGAAATACCTATTATTCCTCTAAAAAGCCGGGTGCGGTTAAGATCAATGCTTCTATTGGTATGTATGATCTTGAGACTAAGGCTAAATTCCAAGGTGGTAAGTTTACGGCGGGGTCAGAGAGTAAGCCGGGCACATGGGAGCGTGCCGACCATGTAGAGAGTAAAGAGTTTACCGTCCGTGCCACAACTGAAGATGGTGTGAAAATTATTTTTCCTCGTGCCGGTGTTTCTGCTTCTGGTAAAGCGAATGAAAAGGCAATTGGCTTAGCCCTTGTTTTTACGGCGTTGAAACCAACCAAAGCCGGCGTTCCTATTGAGCG from Parabacteroides distasonis ATCC 8503 includes these protein-coding regions:
- a CDS encoding head fiber protein; amino-acid sequence: MAAGFKYNLEPEVEQEERYDVETGRRRRGPYKLDTTNLVVGSYLPSFTPIAADLVKKTSQVAIRVEVYEKFTTGSNTTLKIKKRSLAYKGMHLGNGAHGATINAIDKADKAFDKLTLAADFGENLEAGTVLYEATAADGTTPKVIANSALYERKQVEDGIVLVSLLMRAFEIEPTKLVMPFADIDKANMPYFQFNALDVKQEKEAVSIPKASSSQDGLMSKEDKAKLDGVAAQANKYTLTAATPSALGGVKQAAKVNDASGTVSVENFNGLLTALKNAGIMAK
- a CDS encoding DUF6706 family protein is translated as MTVNDYILQKFQTFGVNLSEADLFDICLNAKISGGGEMNEDCQTRVSVAIAKFIPSLLLRATSISESGFSMSWDIQGIKDYYSFLCKRYGLKDELSDKPKVTFL
- a CDS encoding DUF7352 domain-containing protein, with translation MKRIFKYELIVADHSKLCLPIGSRILSVQVQRGTVCLWAIVDEYQKELCFVDIYMYGTGQHVSDADLAGKRFAGTVQLGDLVCHVFLEYDENVQYLIV